In Cystobacter fuscus DSM 2262, the genomic stretch AATGGTCGTGTAGTGCGTGTGCAATCCGAATTCGGTCTGGGGCTTCTCGCTCGAGCCTTCCAGGACGAAGGAGAAGAGCTCGGCCGGTGTCTGCTCACCGCGCAGGACGTCCTTCAGTGCATCGCCGCACTGCCGCACGAGGTCCACCACTTGCGGTGTGTGGCTCCATCGGGCCTGGGCGTTTGCCAGGAGGGGAACAACGGACTCCTCGGTGCAGGGACGGAGCGCCCGGTAGCGTCCCGCGTCATCCCGCTGGAGTTGACGGGCCTCCACGAGGACTTCCAACCAGCGGGACAGCAGTTGCTCGTACCGCGGGAGGATCTGGCATCGGGCGAGGAGTTCTTCTCGCGTCAGTGCTTCGTCGGAGTGGCGGAAGGCGCCGAGGCGCCGCAGCGCCAGATTCATGTAGGCGAGGCTGGCCTCGTCGAGGCTTTCGTTGTCCAGGCGGTGCTTCTGCTCGTCGAATCCGGCGAGCTCCTCGCGCGCCTGGGCCTGGGCGGCCTCCGCGAGTTGGCGCCGCAGCCTCTCTCCGTGGAGTGCCTGCCGCCGTGGCGCGGTGGTGGAGTCGCGCGAGGCGGGCTCGATCCAATACCGCTGGCGCTCGAAGGGATAGGTCGGAAGGGGAACGCGGTGCGGATGGGAGCTGCCATGAACGCCCGCCCAGTCGATGTCGACACCCGACAGCCAGAGCTGGCCGAGGGTCTCGAGGACCGACCTGGACGCGCAGGCCCCGTCTTGCGCGGACGGGAGGCTGTGGAGCACGGTTCTCGCCGCGCTCCAGGCGGGATGCTTCCTCGCGAGCTGGCTCAATACCCGGCCCGGTCCCACCTCGAGGAGAACGGATTGGGCATCCTCGAGAAGGGCGTTCAGACCGTCCGCGAAGCGGACCGTTTGTCGCAGGTGTTTGACCCAGTAGCGGGGATCCGTCGCGTCGGCTGGCGTCATCCAGGTGCCGGTGACGTTGGACAGGAAGGGCGTCCGGGGTGCATGGAGCTGGACGTGGCGGAAGTGCTCCGCGAACGGCTCCAATGCGGAATCCATCATGGCTGAATGGAAGGCGTGGGACGTCTCGAGGTACCTGCTGTCGATCTCCCGCGCGGTGAGTTCCCGATGGAGCGACTCGATGGCCTCGAAAGGGCCGGAAGCCACACAGGAGCGGGGGCCGTTGATGGAGGCCAGTGAGAGGCTCGGGCCGAGCAGGGGGAGCAATTCCTGTTCGGAGAGGGGAACGGCGAGCATGGCTCCCGGGGGGCATGCCTGCATCAGCCGTCCTCGTGCGGCCACGAGGGTCAACGCATCTTCCAGCGAGAAGACGCCCGCGAGCGTCGCGGCGACATATTCTCCGAGGCTATGGCCGATGGAGGCTTGCATGGGGACGCCCCAGGCCATCCACATTCGCGCGAGCGCGTATTCGATGACGAACAGCGCGGGCTGTGCGTTCTCCGTCTGTTTCAGCCGTTCGGCGCTGGGCCCGCGCTGTTGCTCGGAGGGATAGAGGAGTTCGCGCAGCTCGAGGCCATGGCGGGTGCGCAGGTGCTCGAAGCAGATGTCCGCATGGTGTCGGAACGTCGGCTCCGATTCGTAGAGGCCGCGTGCCATGTGGACATACTGGGTGCCCTGGCCGCTGAACAGGAACACGACGCCCCGTTCATCCTGTTCCGTGTGCCGGGTGAAGACACGCGCGGCCGGACGCGTGGTCAACGCGGCCACGGCATCATCGAGGCCATCGCTCACGAGGACTCGGCGATGCGCGAAGGCCTTGCGGCCTGTCTGGAGGGTAAAGGCCACGTCCGCCAGCTCCAGCTCCCGGTGCTGCTCGAGGTGGTGGGCCAGGTTCGTCGTCGCCTTCTCCAGTGCGTCGGGTGACCTCGCGGAGAGCACGAGCAGCTTCGCCGTCGCCGTGGTTCCCGTGCCCGGCCTGGGGGGGCTTTCCTCCAGGAGCACATGGGCGTTGGTGCCTCCGAGGCCGAAGGCGCTGACGCCGGCTCGCCGGGGCGTCTCATGGGCCTTCCACTCCGAGAGGGAGGTGTTGACGTAGAAGGGCGTGTTGGCGAAGTCTATCTGGGGGTTGGGGTTCTCGAAGTGCAGGCTCGGTGGGAGCTGCCGGTGCTGGAGCGCGAGAACGGTCTTGATGAGACCCGCGATGCCCGCGGCGGCATCCAGATGCCCGATGTTGGTCTTCACGGAGCCGAGAGCGCAGAAGGACTTCTCCCCGGTGCTCGCACGAAACGCCTGGGTCAGCGCGGCGACCTCGATGGGGTCTCCCAGGGTGGTGCCCGTCCCATGGGCTTCGACATAGGTGATGCTGCGGGCCTCGATGTCGGCCGTCGCGTGGGCCTCGAGGATGGCGCGGGCCTGGCCCTCGATGCTCGGAGCCGTGTACCCGGCCTTGAGTGCGCCGTCGTTGTTGACGGCCGCTCCCCGGATGACCGCGTAGATGCGGTCCCGGTCCGCGAGGGCATCCTCCAGCCGTTTCAGGATGACGACCCCCGCGCCGCTTCCGATGACGGTGCCCTGGGCTCGGGCATCGAACGCGCGGCAGTGCCCATCGGGGGAGAAGATGCTACCGGTCTGATGGAGGTAGCCGCCCTGCGGGACGGAGATCGACACGCCGCCGGCCAGCGCCATGTCGCACTGGTAGCTCAGCAGTGCATGGTAGCCCATGACCGTCGCGACCAACGACGTCGAGCAACCTGTTTGAATCGTGAGGCTGGGTCCCTTGAGGTTCAGCTTGTAGGAGACGCGCGTCGCCAGGTTGTCCTTGTCGTTGCCCAGGAGCGTCTGGTGCCCGACTCCGGGTTCCAGGAGCTTCGGGTGGGTCGCCAGGTTGAACAGCAGGTAGCTCGTCCATCCCGCGCCCGCGTAGACACCGATCGTGCCCGGATAGGTCTCCGGGTTGTAGCCCGCGTGCTCCAGCGCCGTCCAAGCCGTTTCCAGGAAGACCCGATGTTGGGGATCCGTGACTTCGGCTTCCCGGGGGCTGAGTCCGAAGAACGCCGCGTCGAAGAGGTCCGCGTCCTCGAGGACTCCCTTCGCCTTCACGTAGCTGGGGTTGTCCAGCAGGGCGGGCTCGATGCCCAGGGCCCTCAACTCCTCGTCCGTGAGGACGGAGATCGTTTCAGTCCCCTCGCGGAGGGCCTGCCAGAACGAGTCGATGTCGCCGCACCCCGGAAAACGACCCGCCATCCCCACGATGGCGACTCCGGACAGGTTCTTGTCGGATTCTTCAGATGAAGCCATGGCGTGAGCTCCTTCAACGACGCTGTCGGTGATACGCAGGGGGAGGTCGCGACGCCGGCTCTCAGAAATTGAGGAAGCTCAAGCTCGAGAAGATCTTCCGCCGGGGATCCGTATAGGCATTCCTGCCGTGCAGGTACCTGGAGTTGTCGATGAACGCCAGGTCGCCCGGATGCCAGGAGATGGATTCGGTGAGATCCTCCATGGCTTCTTGGATTCGCGAGACAACGGGCTCCGGAATCTGTGAGCCATCATCGAACGACATCAACTCGCCCAGGGTATTCTTGCGCTCGGAGAGCAGACTGTTCGCGAAGGCCTCCTGGTCGCCATACCGCGTCCGCACCACGGCCGGGCAGACATACTCGAGGTAGATGGATTCGTCGTCGCTGACGTAATACGAGACCCCTGGGACGCCGTCCAACGTGCGCTGGACATCGGAGAGGGTGGCCTGGGCGGTGCCCATGAACCGTTGCCATTTCTCGGCGGTATAGCGCTGAAAGAAACGAAGCTTCTTCTGGCGGAAGAGCTGCTTCAGATCCGGGCTGAGTTTCTCCCAGAGACGGACTCCGTCCCACGCGAGGGTTTCACCTCCCTCGGCGGCTGGGACACTGCAGCAGAACCAGAGCGCATCGGGCCGGAAGGGGGAGTTGGCCTGCTCGGCGTGCGGCTCCACATAGCCCATTCCCTCCGTCACCATCTGCACGAAACCGTTGCTTCCTTCCACGACGGGGCGCAACCGGTCTCGATTGAATCGCGAGCTGAACCGTCCCGCGAATTCCTTCATGACCTGTGGGCTTGTTGCGAATCCGCGAAAGATGACAAGACCCGCGGATTTGAAGAGTTCGATGACGTCTTCATATGGAAGTTTGAAGATGTCCTTGTGACCGTCGCTGTAGACGATCCTGGCGCAGCTGGTTCCGAATTGCTCGCTCTTGAGCGTCACGAGAGCCTCCAGATGGGGGATGGGAATTCAAAAGAGTCTTGCCTCGGCGGAGGCGGAGAACTGGTCCTCACCGGGGAGGCAGAAGTGCTGGTTGGAAGAAAAATCAATCCCTGTCCACTGATGGACTGAGCTTGGCTTACGGAGAGTAGTGGCTCCGCTCGTGATGGCAAGGGGGCCCCGGTGTCATCGAGACAGCCGGGGCGTGACGGTTGTGTGCCGAGGGACCGAGGGGCCGAGGGAGAAAAAAACGGAGGTTCTTCTTCTCCTTTCAATCTCCCCACCACTTTTCAGTCTCCCCCCAAGGGCAAAGGGCTGCTTCATTTGCACAGGCATCATGCCTTCCTGTCCGGGCGTATCCCGGCTCACCGCGTCGATCATCCAATCAGACGTCGCGGGAGCCGATTGTGATGGGGAGCGCTGTTCGCGCGTCTCGCTCCACGGTCCGCAGGTTGCAGTCCGGGCTGCGCAACGGCGTCACAGGGCGAAGTGTCTCATTCCGCGGATGTGGACCGGGCGATGGGTCGCAGGGGTTGTATGCGTGCCTGCTGGAGGCCGCGTGGGCATGACAAGTGTTTTGACTTGGCGCGCGAGCGAGGGGTAGGGTCCGCGCCCCGCCTATGATTGATCATATCTCGTTGGGAACTACCGACCTCGCGCGAGCGCGTGCGTTCTATGATGCGGTTCTTCTTCCTCTCGGCTGCGTGCGCCTCTGGTCGGGTGACCACGGCATCGAGTACGGGAGGGAAGGAGGAGTCGGCGTGTTCGCCATCTTCGAGGTGGGCGCTCAGGCGAGGGCTCCTGGCGCGGGGTGGCACCTCGCCCTCACGGCCTCCAGCAGGCAGGCGGTCGATACCTTTCATGCCGTGGCGCTTCGCATGGGGGCAGCCGACGAGGGGGCGCCGGGACTGCGCCCACATTACGGGGCGGGGTACTACGCGGCGTTCATCCGGGATCCGGATGGGCACAAGCTCGAGGTGGTCTGCCACGAGTCATGAGCCGCGGTCCTGAAGGGGCGCTCCGGAGTGGCGGAGGATGACGGACACACCGCTCCTGGTTGTTGGGGCCGTGGGCCGACCGGCTCCAGGGGGCGGGTCGTCAGGGGGCGGATGGGATCGCCGACGGAGGTTCGCCATCCGGCTCCCGGAAGGAGGGCCTGACGGCGTGGCTGGCGCCCTCGTTCCCACTCCGGGCGACCAGGGCCGAGCAGGCCCGCGCGACAAAGGGCTTGTGTCCGGCCGTTTTCCACGGTAGGGAAGCCCCGCGTTTCAGCACGGTTTTCGCCCGTGACGGCGGCCATAGCTCAACTGGTTAGAGCGCAGGACTGTGACTCCTGAGGTTACCGGTTCGATCCCGGTTGGCCGCCCACCTGAAACCCTCTTTCCCGCGCCTATAGCTCAACTGGATAGAGCATCGGCCTTCGAAGCCGAGGGTTGGGGGTTCAAGTCCCTCTGGGCGCACAGCAGCACCCCCTCGTCGAGGGTGCCGCCGCCGCCGGGGACTCCTTCACTTCCACTTCAGGCCTTGGCGTCGTTCGCCGCCGGAACGCGGCAGCGCAGCTCCGCCTCGATCTCCAGCGCCGCGAGGTTCTCGCGCATCGCCCGGGCCCACTTCGCCTTGGGCTGCTCCATCAGCTTCTCGTGCGCCAGATCGATGGTCTCGGCGAGCTCCTCGTCGCTGAGCTCCGAGGCCATCTTCCCCTTGTTGTTGCCGAACGCCACCACCACCGACGCGCTCTTGAGCTTCGCGGGCGGGGCCTCGTTCGTGCTCGCCTGCTCGGCGGCCGGGGCCGGGCGGGCCTTCACGGGCTCCGGCGTGGGCTCGGGCTCACGCGTGGGCTCCTTCTCCTTGGCCAGCTCCACCACCGGCGCGGGCGCTGGCTCCTTCTCCTCGCGCACCTCGCGCGCGGAGGAGGGGAAGGACGCCTTGACCGGACCGGGCCGCGTGCCGAGCACCTCGTAGTTGGCCGGTGCCGCCGGGGCGGTGGGCTCGCTCGGGGCGTCGAACTCCTCGGCCGGCATCTCCTCGCGCACGTACAGGCCGCCGAAGGCCTCGGGGTACGCCTTGCGCAGCGCCGCCACGCGCGCGCACTTCTCGATCATCGTCGTGGGAATCTTCGACCACAGGGGCGTCTGCTGCACGTAGCCCGCGAAGTCCAGCCACACCACCACGGGCAGCTTCGCGTCGCGCACCACGCGCGCCCAGGCGCCTACCAGGCTGCCCTTGCGCTTGGCCGGGTTGAAGCGGTGCACCACCTCGCCCTTGCCCTGATCCACGATGATCTCATCCTCGGCGTACACCGCGCTCGCCTGGATGCCGCGGAAGTCCGGGAAGCGCTCGGCGCGCGCCAGCATCCCCGCCTCGGAGGGCTGGAACTCGTGCCGGGCCACCCAGTTGGGCCGCTCCCGGTTCCCCACGTTCTGTCGCCGGGCCACGCAGAAGGCCTCCTTGAGCAACGGGTCCAACCCGGAGCGCTTGCACTGTTCAATGAAGAGGGCGAACTCGTCGTCCCCGATGCCTCGGGGGCAGATGGTCCGCCGGATGAGCTCCACGCGCTCGGGGTTCCACTGTCCGGCCGTCGTATCCACCTTGTTGTGCGCTTCCATTTCCGCTTCTTCTCCGCCTTCGAAAAGGGCGGACGACCACCGTCCGCCCGCGCTCGGGACTGATTCAACCCTGTAGCAAGGTCATTCTATCCGTCCGGCTGAACGGATGTTCAGACCCCCTCCGAGGGCGGCCGGAGGGCGGACAGGGGAGCGCGGGAGGCTCGGGCGGGCGTGCAGGGGAGGCGAAAACGGGTGCGAAAAAAGAGTTTGACGTGGGCGGCGTGGAAACGTACAAGCCGTCCCCGTCAACGCGCGGTGACGAACCGCTCGGCGACGCAAGCAGGAAGGTCGGGAGCGTAGCTCAATTGGTAGAGCAATGGACTCTTAATCCATAGGTTGTGGGTTCGATTCCCTCCGCTCTCAACGACACGACGGGGCTCCCTCAGAGATGAGGGAGCCCCGTTTCTTTTTCCCGCTCCCTGGATGGCCGGTGCCGGGCTCCGGGCTGTTGGCCGGAGCGGGGGCAGGGCAGCGCACCCGGGCGGGTGGCGGAACTGGTAGACGCGCCAGACTTAGGATCTGGTATCGCAAGGTGTGAGGGTTCGAGTCCCTCCTCGCCCACTCTGGCCCTTTCGCGTTGACCGGGCCTGTCCTATCTCCTAAACGCGGACCCCCACATCTCTTCACCCATCCGACACGTCGGCGCCCTCCGGGAGCCGGCGCGAGCGAGGCATCACATGAAGGTCCAGGTCGAGGAGCTCTCTCCCATCGAGAAGAAGCTCTCCATCGAGGTCGACACCGCCCGCGTGGCCGAGGAACTCACCCGCGCGTACTCCGCCCTGGGCAAGCAGGTGAAGTTGCCCGGCTTCCGGCAGGGCAAGGTGCCCCGGCGCATCCTCGAGCAGCGCTTCCGGGAGCGGGTGGAGGACGACGTCATCCAGCGCGTGGTGCAGAGCGCCTGGCTGGAGGCCGTGCGGGACCACAAGGTGGAGGCGGTGGCTCCTCCCCAGGTGACGAACAACTCGGGCCTGAAGACCAACGCCCCTTTCACCTTCGAGGCCCGTGTCGAGGTCAAGCCCCAGGTGGAGGCCAAGGACTACCAGGGCCTGCCGCTCACGCGCGTGGACTCCCAGGTGACGGACGCCGAGGTGGACGAGCGCCTGGAGCAGCTGCGCCAGAACATGGCGCGGCTCGATGCGGTCGAGGGCCGGGACGTCGCGCAGGCGGGCGACTTCGCCACCGTCGACTACGAGGCGCTCGTGGACGGCAAGGAGTTCCCCGGCAGCAAGGCCGAGGGCGTGACCGTGGAGCTGGCGCCCGGTGAGCTGGTGGAGTCCAACGTGGCGGCGCTCGAGGGCGCCAAGGTGGGTGAGACCCGGGAGCTGGACTACACCTTCCCGGCCGACTACCGCGTCGAGGACGTGAAGGGCAAGACGGCCCACTTCAAGTTCCACGTGAAGGGGCTCAAGAAGAAGATCGTCCCCGAGCTCAACGACGACTTCGCCAAGGAGGCCGGTGAGACGCAGTCGCTCGCGGAGCTGCGCGCGAAGATCCGCTCCGACCTGGAGCTCAACAAGAAGAACCGGGTGCTGGGCGAGGAGCGCGCGGCCCTCATCAAGGCGCTCGTCGAGCGCAACGCGTTCGAGGTGCCCAAGTCCATGGTGGAGCGCACCATCGATCAGATGCTCGAGCAGCGGCTGCGCGCCATGGCGCGCATGGGCATGGATCCGCGCCGGCTCAACCTGGACTTCGCCCGGCTGCGCGAGGAGCTGCGCGAGGAGGCCCTCCAGGAGGTGCGCGGGGCGCTGCTCTTCGAGTCCATCGCGCTCAAGGAGAACCTCAAGACGACCGACGAGGACGTGGAGAAGAAGATCGCCGAGCTGGCCAAGGAGGCCAACCAGTCCATCGACGTCGTCCGCAAGTACTTCAAGGGGCCCGAGGAGCGGCAGGGGTTGAGCCTGCGACTCCGCGAAGAAAAGACGATTGAATTCCTCAAGGGCCAGGCGAAGTATTCCTAGGCGTCTTTTCGTTCCACGCTCTCCTTCCCGAGGTTGCCATGCCCTTCATGCCCGTTCCCTATGTCATCGAGCAGACCCACCGCGGAGAGCGCTCGTACGACATCTACAGCCGGCTCCTGAAGGACCGGATCGTCATGCTGGGGACGGAGATCGACGATGACGTCGCCAACGTCATCGTCTCCCAGCTCTTGTTCCTCGAGTCCGAGGACCCGGACAAGGACATCAACCTCTACATCAACTCGCCCGGCGGGTCGGTGACGGCGGGTCTCGCCATCTACGACACGATGCAGTACGTGAAGCCCAACGTGTCCACCATCTGCGTGGGCCAGGCGGCCTCCATGGGCGCCGTGCTCCTGCTCGCCGGGGCGAAGGGCAAGCGCTACGCCCTGCCCAGCTCGCGCATCATGATCCACCAGCCCCTGGGCGGGGTGCGCGGCCAGGCCACGGACATCGAGATCCAGGCCAAGGAAATCCTCCGGATGCGCGCCAAGCTCAACGAGCTCATCGTCAAGCACACGGGGCAGCCCATCGAGCGTGTCGAAAAGGACACGGATCGCGACTACTTCATGGGCGCCGCCGAGGCCAAGGCCTACGGCATCCTCGACGAGGTGCAGAACCCTCGGAAGATCCCCCTGCCCACGGGCGAGCGCAAGTAGGACTCCTTCCAGGCAGTCACGAGCCGGAGCCGCGGGAATGACGTACCGCGTCTCCGGCTTTTGTTTCCGGCGCCAGCGGTTCGAGGGCGTTAAGTATCCCACAGGTGCGTGGACGCCCCCCCGGGGGACTGACTAGATTGGTCGTGGGCAGGGGGAGCGGGCTGGTCGGTGAGAGCGCACCTCCAGGCGGTTTGCAGCGAGGGCTTACATGGCGGGCAAGAACGTGGAGAAGCGAGACAACCAATCCCTCTGCTGTTCGTTCTGCGGCAAGTCGCAGAAAGAGGTGAAGAAGCTCATCGCCGGGCCGACGGTCTACATCTGCGACGAGTGCATCGGCCTGTGCAACGACATCATCGCGGAGGAGATCGACCGCGAGGAGACCAAGGACACGAAGCTGCGCATCCCGCGGCCCAGTGAGATCAAGGCCATCCTCGACGAGTACGTGGTGGGTCAGGAGCGGGCGAAGAAGGCGCTCTCCGTGGCGGTGCACAACCACTACAAGCGCATCGAGTCCAAGGTCGCCATGGACGACGTGGAGCTGCAGAAGAGCAACATCCTCCTGCTCGGCCCCACCGGTAGCGGCAAGACGCTGCTCGCCCAGACGCTCGCGCGCATCCTCAACGTGCCCTTCACCATCGCCGACGCCACGTGCCTCACCGAGGCCGGCTACGTGGGCGAGGACGTCGAGAACATCAT encodes the following:
- the clpP gene encoding ATP-dependent Clp endopeptidase proteolytic subunit ClpP, which translates into the protein MPFMPVPYVIEQTHRGERSYDIYSRLLKDRIVMLGTEIDDDVANVIVSQLLFLESEDPDKDINLYINSPGGSVTAGLAIYDTMQYVKPNVSTICVGQAASMGAVLLLAGAKGKRYALPSSRIMIHQPLGGVRGQATDIEIQAKEILRMRAKLNELIVKHTGQPIERVEKDTDRDYFMGAAEAKAYGILDEVQNPRKIPLPTGERK
- the bet gene encoding phage recombination protein Bet, which produces MEAHNKVDTTAGQWNPERVELIRRTICPRGIGDDEFALFIEQCKRSGLDPLLKEAFCVARRQNVGNRERPNWVARHEFQPSEAGMLARAERFPDFRGIQASAVYAEDEIIVDQGKGEVVHRFNPAKRKGSLVGAWARVVRDAKLPVVVWLDFAGYVQQTPLWSKIPTTMIEKCARVAALRKAYPEAFGGLYVREEMPAEEFDAPSEPTAPAAPANYEVLGTRPGPVKASFPSSAREVREEKEPAPAPVVELAKEKEPTREPEPTPEPVKARPAPAAEQASTNEAPPAKLKSASVVVAFGNNKGKMASELSDEELAETIDLAHEKLMEQPKAKWARAMRENLAALEIEAELRCRVPAANDAKA
- a CDS encoding VOC family protein is translated as MIDHISLGTTDLARARAFYDAVLLPLGCVRLWSGDHGIEYGREGGVGVFAIFEVGAQARAPGAGWHLALTASSRQAVDTFHAVALRMGAADEGAPGLRPHYGAGYYAAFIRDPDGHKLEVVCHES
- the tig gene encoding trigger factor; this encodes MKVQVEELSPIEKKLSIEVDTARVAEELTRAYSALGKQVKLPGFRQGKVPRRILEQRFRERVEDDVIQRVVQSAWLEAVRDHKVEAVAPPQVTNNSGLKTNAPFTFEARVEVKPQVEAKDYQGLPLTRVDSQVTDAEVDERLEQLRQNMARLDAVEGRDVAQAGDFATVDYEALVDGKEFPGSKAEGVTVELAPGELVESNVAALEGAKVGETRELDYTFPADYRVEDVKGKTAHFKFHVKGLKKKIVPELNDDFAKEAGETQSLAELRAKIRSDLELNKKNRVLGEERAALIKALVERNAFEVPKSMVERTIDQMLEQRLRAMARMGMDPRRLNLDFARLREELREEALQEVRGALLFESIALKENLKTTDEDVEKKIAELAKEANQSIDVVRKYFKGPEERQGLSLRLREEKTIEFLKGQAKYS
- a CDS encoding TauD/TfdA dioxygenase family protein; translation: MTLKSEQFGTSCARIVYSDGHKDIFKLPYEDVIELFKSAGLVIFRGFATSPQVMKEFAGRFSSRFNRDRLRPVVEGSNGFVQMVTEGMGYVEPHAEQANSPFRPDALWFCCSVPAAEGGETLAWDGVRLWEKLSPDLKQLFRQKKLRFFQRYTAEKWQRFMGTAQATLSDVQRTLDGVPGVSYYVSDDESIYLEYVCPAVVRTRYGDQEAFANSLLSERKNTLGELMSFDDGSQIPEPVVSRIQEAMEDLTESISWHPGDLAFIDNSRYLHGRNAYTDPRRKIFSSLSFLNF
- a CDS encoding type I polyketide synthase, producing MASSEESDKNLSGVAIVGMAGRFPGCGDIDSFWQALREGTETISVLTDEELRALGIEPALLDNPSYVKAKGVLEDADLFDAAFFGLSPREAEVTDPQHRVFLETAWTALEHAGYNPETYPGTIGVYAGAGWTSYLLFNLATHPKLLEPGVGHQTLLGNDKDNLATRVSYKLNLKGPSLTIQTGCSTSLVATVMGYHALLSYQCDMALAGGVSISVPQGGYLHQTGSIFSPDGHCRAFDARAQGTVIGSGAGVVILKRLEDALADRDRIYAVIRGAAVNNDGALKAGYTAPSIEGQARAILEAHATADIEARSITYVEAHGTGTTLGDPIEVAALTQAFRASTGEKSFCALGSVKTNIGHLDAAAGIAGLIKTVLALQHRQLPPSLHFENPNPQIDFANTPFYVNTSLSEWKAHETPRRAGVSAFGLGGTNAHVLLEESPPRPGTGTTATAKLLVLSARSPDALEKATTNLAHHLEQHRELELADVAFTLQTGRKAFAHRRVLVSDGLDDAVAALTTRPAARVFTRHTEQDERGVVFLFSGQGTQYVHMARGLYESEPTFRHHADICFEHLRTRHGLELRELLYPSEQQRGPSAERLKQTENAQPALFVIEYALARMWMAWGVPMQASIGHSLGEYVAATLAGVFSLEDALTLVAARGRLMQACPPGAMLAVPLSEQELLPLLGPSLSLASINGPRSCVASGPFEAIESLHRELTAREIDSRYLETSHAFHSAMMDSALEPFAEHFRHVQLHAPRTPFLSNVTGTWMTPADATDPRYWVKHLRQTVRFADGLNALLEDAQSVLLEVGPGRVLSQLARKHPAWSAARTVLHSLPSAQDGACASRSVLETLGQLWLSGVDIDWAGVHGSSHPHRVPLPTYPFERQRYWIEPASRDSTTAPRRQALHGERLRRQLAEAAQAQAREELAGFDEQKHRLDNESLDEASLAYMNLALRRLGAFRHSDEALTREELLARCQILPRYEQLLSRWLEVLVEARQLQRDDAGRYRALRPCTEESVVPLLANAQARWSHTPQVVDLVRQCGDALKDVLRGEQTPAELFSFVLEGSSEKPQTEFGLHTHYTTILRRGVESLAKSLPSSTKLRVLEIGGGTGIATATLLPLLPADRTEYTFTDLTALFLKQAERKFSAYPFVKYEPLDIERPPEEQGHPRQAFDVIVAVNVLHAVRDIHVALEHVRSLLAPGGVVLIAELTRPTPDFAITYSLMMNPVEDPERDQGNPFLTPTQWCSVLEANGFVNAIAVPGVDTLGQHVLMAHAPEASPLAAQSEENQAVCPAFTCPVPSAAPKAEQAPTTGLTKKADIADWFSVPSWKRSSRRPIPDGAREESTPEHWLLFVNGDRERHLLAERLERRGQHVVTVKAGAGFRQDGPNQFTLDAEHPDDYDALLRELQAQGLRPSAIVHAWSLSRPEEDELTLASVEEARKLGLDSVLHLARSFGSLGMTDPVRLWMVTNDMQDVLGEEISPAKALLLAPCKVIPLEYPNIQCFSVDISLASRGPRDGEPLEQLMEELRSGSSDPVVAYRHGHRWVRTTEPVRMEQAPASASPLKQGGTYLITGGLGKVGLTLADYLARTYQARLVLLQRTPLPAPGEWDAWLRSHPTEDPTSRLLRNVRELEARGSEVMVLSADVSHLEQMRAAVARATTRFGRIDGVIHSAGVLGDGGIQHKTQPELLRVLAPKVTGTLVLDTIFKDNPPDFLVLFSSLSSLEPGFGQVAYSAANNFLDAFVSSRAARRYPHVACINWDVWRGEGMAYDAKAPRALQKLKEEDFRQRGILPEEGVEVFRRVMGCRLPQVLVSTSNYLDMLKQEGRDLSQLYIETLRETNASMPGHARPQLGNAYEPPEGETEKTLADIWQELLGIQGIGATDNFFDLGGDSLIGTQLLSRVRKSFGVKLSTKSIYGHPTIRSLSSAIDEALVGEVSAEKLTEVLKNLDRKE